A region from the Flavobacterium enshiense genome encodes:
- a CDS encoding NifU family protein, whose amino-acid sequence MKKVTIRETQNPSILKFEFPDFITKNQNFEFKNIDETAPSPLAKQLFYLPFVKTVYISGNFIAIEKFSIVEWHEVKELVAEQIETFVDKGGKILNIEDSENKKIPVTVYSETTPNPSVMKFVASKMLTKTAVECKNIDDSAASPLAKELFRFPFVKEVFIDENYVSISKYEIADWMEITQEIRAFIKTYIEEDKIVIDETQIVKTANHEKQQEAYFDKLDATSQQIINILEEYVKPAVQSDGGNIAFQSYDEKEKRVKVILQGACSGCPSSTFTLKSGIENMLKEMLHDQEIKVEAVNG is encoded by the coding sequence ATGAAAAAAGTAACGATACGAGAAACACAGAATCCCAGCATATTAAAATTTGAATTTCCGGATTTTATCACCAAAAACCAGAATTTTGAATTCAAAAACATAGATGAGACCGCACCATCTCCTCTTGCTAAACAATTATTCTACCTTCCGTTTGTAAAAACGGTTTACATCTCAGGAAATTTCATCGCTATTGAAAAATTTTCAATCGTGGAATGGCACGAAGTGAAGGAATTGGTGGCCGAACAAATCGAAACGTTTGTTGACAAAGGCGGAAAAATACTGAACATCGAAGATTCGGAAAATAAAAAAATCCCTGTAACGGTTTACAGCGAAACCACACCTAACCCATCTGTTATGAAATTCGTAGCCAGCAAAATGCTGACTAAAACGGCAGTGGAATGCAAAAATATAGACGATAGCGCCGCTTCACCATTAGCAAAAGAATTATTCAGATTCCCATTCGTTAAAGAGGTGTTTATCGACGAAAATTATGTTTCCATCTCCAAATACGAAATCGCTGACTGGATGGAAATCACGCAGGAAATCCGCGCATTCATTAAAACATATATCGAGGAAGACAAAATCGTTATTGATGAAACTCAAATAGTAAAAACAGCTAACCACGAAAAACAACAGGAAGCATATTTCGATAAACTTGACGCTACTTCACAACAGATCATAAACATCCTGGAAGAATACGTAAAACCTGCAGTTCAGTCAGACGGAGGAAACATTGCCTTCCAATCGTATGATGAGAAAGAAAAACGGGTAAAAGTAATTCTTCAGGGCGCATGCAGCGGTTGTCCGTCATCAACATTTACATTGAAAAGCGGTATCGAAAACATGCTGAAAGAAATGTTACACGATCAGGAAATCAAAGTAGAAGCAGTCAACGGATAA
- a CDS encoding dodecin family protein, whose product MGVLKVIEILSSSDVSWEEATRKGVAEAAKTLKHIRSAYVQEQSAVVNDEGKVTHYRVNLKLTFEIK is encoded by the coding sequence ATGGGAGTTCTAAAAGTAATCGAAATTTTATCCAGCTCAGATGTCAGCTGGGAAGAAGCAACCCGTAAAGGAGTAGCTGAAGCTGCCAAAACACTAAAACATATCCGATCGGCTTATGTTCAGGAGCAAAGTGCTGTTGTGAACGACGAAGGCAAAGTCACACACTACAGGGTCAATCTGAAACTGACGTTCGAAATAAAATAA
- a CDS encoding thioredoxin domain-containing protein, which produces MNELQHETSPYLLQHANNPIHWKAWNDHTLQSAKNENKLIIVSIGYSSCHWCHVMEHESFEDEDVANVMNPNFISVKVDREERPDVDAIYMKAVQLMTKQGGWPLNVVCLPDGRPVWGGTYHRKADWIDILQQLQKLFTESPEKMIDYAEKLHQGISLLGLVQKNPSDEKIDPANIKPMVEKWSRSFDWEFGGYARAPKFMMPNNYLFLQRYGYQTKSVDLLDFVDLTLMRMASGGLFDAVGGGFSRYSVDMRWHVPHFEKMLYDNGQLISLYAEAYKRTQNPLYKEVIEKTLVFIERELLNPDNAFYSALDADSINEIAELEEGAFYVWKKDQLQKLLKDDFEIFSELFNINDFGYWEKDNYVLIQSQSTEDIASQFGLTETELLDKKKNWEQLLFSEREKRPKPRLDDKSLTSWNAMMLKGYVDAYKALGNEHYLNIAKKNAQFIIQKQWSEDGFLWHSYKNGKSAIKGFLEDYAFVIDAFIGLYQATLEENYLKHAKQLTDYCLEHFYDENQQFFAFTARNEKQLIASHFETEDNVIPASNSVMANNLFVLSLLYHNSYYEKTALQMLHHMIPHLDYASAYSNWMILWLHQSEDNKELAICGKKALENLKKINAEYLPNVIVAGSTTQSDLPFLTNRFDEESLLFYICHNKNCLLPNTSLEATVSELKIN; this is translated from the coding sequence ATGAACGAACTACAGCACGAAACCAGTCCGTATTTATTACAGCACGCCAACAACCCCATCCATTGGAAGGCATGGAATGATCACACCCTGCAATCAGCCAAAAACGAAAACAAACTCATTATCGTGAGCATCGGATATTCGTCCTGCCATTGGTGCCACGTAATGGAGCATGAGAGTTTTGAAGACGAAGATGTTGCGAACGTAATGAATCCGAATTTCATATCCGTAAAAGTAGACCGCGAAGAGCGTCCCGACGTTGATGCCATTTACATGAAAGCCGTTCAGTTAATGACAAAACAGGGCGGCTGGCCTTTAAATGTGGTCTGCCTTCCCGATGGCCGTCCGGTATGGGGCGGAACCTATCACAGAAAAGCGGATTGGATCGACATCCTGCAGCAGCTTCAAAAACTTTTTACGGAAAGTCCGGAAAAGATGATCGATTATGCAGAAAAACTCCATCAGGGAATTTCGCTGCTGGGCCTTGTTCAAAAAAATCCATCAGACGAAAAAATCGACCCTGCCAACATCAAGCCCATGGTGGAAAAATGGTCTCGAAGTTTCGACTGGGAATTTGGCGGTTATGCAAGGGCACCTAAGTTCATGATGCCCAACAATTATTTGTTTTTGCAACGTTATGGCTATCAAACGAAATCCGTAGATTTATTGGATTTTGTCGATTTGACGCTTATGCGAATGGCTTCCGGAGGCCTCTTTGACGCAGTCGGCGGCGGTTTTTCAAGATATTCGGTAGACATGCGCTGGCATGTTCCCCACTTTGAAAAGATGTTGTACGATAACGGACAATTGATTTCGCTATATGCAGAAGCGTACAAAAGAACGCAAAACCCTCTTTACAAGGAAGTGATTGAAAAAACGCTGGTCTTCATCGAACGCGAATTGCTCAATCCAGACAATGCATTTTATTCCGCATTGGATGCCGACAGCATCAACGAAATTGCCGAACTGGAAGAAGGTGCTTTTTATGTGTGGAAAAAAGACCAATTGCAGAAATTATTAAAAGACGATTTTGAAATTTTTTCAGAACTCTTCAACATAAATGATTTCGGTTATTGGGAAAAAGACAATTATGTTTTGATTCAAAGCCAGTCGACAGAAGATATCGCATCACAATTCGGCCTGACCGAAACCGAATTACTCGATAAAAAGAAAAATTGGGAACAACTGCTTTTTTCCGAAAGGGAAAAACGTCCAAAACCAAGGCTGGATGACAAATCATTGACATCATGGAATGCTATGATGCTGAAAGGTTACGTGGACGCTTACAAAGCGCTAGGCAACGAACATTATCTGAACATCGCCAAAAAAAATGCCCAATTTATCATCCAAAAACAATGGTCGGAAGATGGCTTTCTTTGGCATTCGTATAAAAACGGAAAGAGCGCTATTAAAGGTTTCTTAGAGGATTATGCTTTTGTAATCGATGCTTTTATAGGATTGTATCAGGCCACTTTAGAGGAAAATTATCTGAAGCACGCCAAACAGTTAACTGATTATTGCCTTGAACATTTCTATGATGAAAACCAACAGTTTTTTGCCTTTACTGCCCGCAACGAAAAACAACTCATCGCTTCCCACTTCGAAACGGAAGACAATGTTATTCCGGCATCTAATTCAGTAATGGCCAATAACTTATTTGTCTTATCTCTTTTATATCATAACTCTTATTACGAAAAAACAGCTTTGCAAATGCTGCATCACATGATTCCGCATCTGGATTATGCTTCGGCCTATTCAAACTGGATGATTTTATGGCTGCATCAGTCCGAAGACAATAAAGAACTTGCCATTTGCGGCAAAAAAGCACTTGAAAATCTGAAAAAGATAAACGCCGAATACCTTCCCAATGTAATAGTTGCAGGAAGTACAACCCAATCCGATCTGCCTTTTTTAACCAACCGGTTTGACGAAGAAAGTCTTCTGTTTTATATTTGCCACAATAAAAACTGTTTGTTACCCAATACCTCACTCGAGGCCACGGTATCTGAACTAAAAATCAACTAA
- a CDS encoding mechanosensitive ion channel family protein, translating into MTIQVEQAHNLVVHYVNVLIDFSPKVISAALVLLVGIWGIKIFRKLAEQIMVKRQLDPTVIHFISDILMWGARVLLFVTVISRLGIETTSFVAIFGAIGLAIGMSLQGSLSNFAGGMLIIMFKPFKAGDTIEAQSESGKVLEIQIFTTKILTAQNHIIYIPNGILSNGKIKNLSQKSTRRSDLIVRTSYDSNIKAVKSELETIVTTHSKVLKSPAPEVTVNELTDSTVNFAVRVWVKNADFHMVNSDILERSKSVVKL; encoded by the coding sequence ATGACTATTCAAGTAGAACAAGCGCACAATCTCGTCGTACACTATGTAAATGTTTTAATCGATTTTTCGCCAAAGGTAATTTCTGCAGCCTTGGTATTGCTTGTCGGCATCTGGGGAATTAAGATCTTCAGAAAATTGGCCGAACAAATCATGGTCAAACGACAATTGGATCCTACGGTAATCCATTTCATCTCCGACATTCTGATGTGGGGTGCCCGCGTATTGCTCTTTGTAACGGTTATTTCACGCCTTGGTATCGAAACCACTTCATTCGTAGCCATCTTTGGAGCCATCGGTTTAGCCATCGGTATGTCACTGCAAGGTTCACTTTCGAATTTTGCGGGTGGAATGCTGATTATCATGTTCAAACCTTTTAAAGCGGGTGACACGATTGAAGCACAATCAGAATCAGGAAAAGTGTTGGAAATTCAGATTTTCACGACCAAAATCCTAACCGCTCAAAACCACATCATCTATATACCCAACGGTATTTTATCCAACGGAAAAATCAAAAACCTTTCTCAAAAAAGCACGCGCCGCAGTGACTTGATTGTACGTACAAGCTATGATTCGAATATCAAAGCCGTAAAAAGTGAATTGGAAACAATCGTTACTACCCATTCGAAAGTATTAAAATCACCGGCCCCGGAAGTTACCGTGAACGAACTTACCGACTCTACCGTAAATTTCGCCGTTCGCGTATGGGTAAAGAACGCAGATTTCCACATGGTTAATTCAGATATACTGGAACGAAGTAAAAGCGTAGTTAAACTTTAG
- the tsaB gene encoding tRNA (adenosine(37)-N6)-threonylcarbamoyltransferase complex dimerization subunit type 1 TsaB: MAYILNVETATKNCSVTIANEGKTIVCVEVADEGYSHAEKLHLFFEEALRQAGITFQDLKAVAVSQGPGSYTGLRIGVSAAKGLSYSLNIPLIATDTLEALARKISIENGSIVPMIDARRMEVFACGFDRNYVKQFETRADIIDANSYTELSGTIHLVGDGAPKCKEVLNSERFVYHDEVVYPSSNEMAAMSFEKYKKSDFVDVAYFEPFYLKDFVMTTKPKV; this comes from the coding sequence ATGGCTTATATTTTAAATGTTGAAACGGCAACCAAAAACTGTTCGGTAACCATTGCGAATGAAGGGAAAACCATCGTTTGTGTGGAAGTAGCCGATGAAGGATATTCCCATGCGGAGAAGCTGCACCTTTTTTTTGAGGAAGCTTTGCGTCAGGCTGGGATAACGTTTCAGGATTTAAAAGCTGTGGCCGTTAGTCAGGGACCGGGTTCTTATACGGGATTACGTATAGGTGTTTCGGCGGCGAAAGGATTGTCGTATTCACTCAATATTCCATTGATCGCAACCGATACGTTGGAGGCTTTGGCACGCAAAATCAGTATCGAAAATGGTTCTATAGTTCCTATGATTGATGCCCGTCGCATGGAAGTATTTGCTTGCGGTTTTGATCGAAATTATGTGAAGCAGTTTGAAACCAGAGCGGATATAATCGATGCGAATTCGTATACCGAATTATCCGGAACTATACACTTGGTGGGTGATGGTGCTCCAAAATGCAAAGAAGTTCTCAACTCAGAACGTTTTGTGTACCACGATGAAGTTGTTTATCCGTCTTCTAATGAAATGGCCGCAATGTCATTTGAAAAGTACAAAAAAAGCGACTTTGTGGATGTCGCTTATTTTGAACCTTTTTATTTGAAAGATTTTGTGATGACTACTAAGCCTAAAGTTTAA
- a CDS encoding efflux RND transporter periplasmic adaptor subunit — MTKKTKYLVLGGTLVLVAALVMLSKKGVIGNKDEGKEVEIAKTDAITIVETVSATGKVQPEVEVKISSEVSGEIISLPVKEGQTVKKGDLLVKINPDIYESGVNRTVASLSTTKAGLNQADAQLKEAKSNYDRNKRLFEKGVISKSEWDKVVSAYEVAEANKQSAYYNVKSASATVTEAKDNLGRTTIYSPADGTISRLDVELGERVLGTQQMAGTELLRVANLNNMEVEVDVNENDIVKISIGDEAKIEVDAYLKKEFKGIVTSISNSSVATTSADQVTNFKVKVRILKESYADLTEGKPANFSPFRPGMTATVDIITTRKENILAVPISAVVMKTDTTAVKKDVVEELEKEQEEKIKGSTDKKYECVFVKVGDKAKLRVIKTGIQDDTNIEVLSGLKKGDVVIVGPYTTVTKELNPGDKVTTKKKDAGEKDKDKEEKA, encoded by the coding sequence ATGACAAAAAAGACAAAATATTTAGTGTTAGGAGGAACATTAGTCTTAGTTGCGGCATTGGTAATGCTAAGCAAAAAAGGGGTTATCGGGAATAAAGACGAAGGAAAAGAGGTTGAAATTGCCAAGACCGATGCTATCACTATTGTGGAAACGGTTTCGGCTACCGGAAAAGTCCAGCCGGAAGTGGAGGTTAAAATTTCTTCGGAAGTGTCGGGAGAGATTATTTCGCTGCCTGTTAAGGAAGGACAAACCGTTAAAAAAGGGGATTTACTGGTGAAAATCAATCCGGACATTTATGAGTCGGGTGTGAATCGTACCGTGGCTTCCCTGTCGACAACCAAAGCAGGATTAAATCAGGCCGATGCCCAATTGAAAGAAGCAAAATCAAATTACGACAGAAATAAAAGACTGTTTGAAAAAGGAGTGATTTCAAAATCGGAATGGGATAAGGTGGTTTCTGCATATGAGGTTGCCGAAGCGAATAAACAATCGGCTTACTATAACGTGAAAAGTGCTTCGGCTACTGTAACGGAAGCAAAGGATAACCTTGGAAGAACTACCATTTACTCTCCTGCGGACGGAACGATTTCAAGATTGGATGTGGAATTGGGAGAGCGCGTTTTAGGAACCCAGCAAATGGCAGGAACTGAATTACTACGCGTAGCCAACCTGAACAATATGGAAGTGGAAGTGGATGTTAATGAAAACGATATCGTTAAGATCAGCATAGGAGATGAAGCTAAAATTGAAGTGGATGCCTATTTGAAAAAAGAATTCAAAGGGATTGTTACCAGTATTTCCAATTCGTCTGTAGCAACGACTTCTGCGGATCAGGTGACCAATTTTAAAGTGAAAGTGCGTATTTTGAAAGAATCGTATGCAGATTTAACAGAAGGAAAGCCGGCTAACTTTTCGCCTTTCCGTCCGGGGATGACGGCTACGGTGGATATCATAACCACCCGAAAAGAAAATATCCTTGCTGTGCCAATCAGTGCGGTTGTAATGAAAACAGATACTACTGCTGTTAAAAAGGATGTGGTAGAGGAACTAGAAAAAGAACAGGAAGAGAAAATCAAAGGCTCTACCGATAAAAAATACGAATGTGTATTTGTTAAAGTTGGAGACAAAGCAAAATTGCGCGTTATCAAAACCGGTATTCAGGACGATACCAATATCGAAGTGCTTAGCGGATTGAAAAAAGGAGATGTTGTAATCGTGGGGCCTTATACCACCGTAACCAAAGAATTGAATCCGGGAGATAAAGTCACAACCAAGAAGAAAGATGCCGGAGAAAAAGACAAAGACAAGGAAGAAAAAGCATAG
- a CDS encoding TolC family protein has product MKRTITVKTLFFGLLLMSFHSKGQSKKWTLEECVNYAMEKNISIRNTTLDKELSDISKKEAYGNFLPNVTGSASHSWNIGLNQDITTGLLRNQTTQYSNVGVNAGVDIYKGLQNQNRLRKANLSIIATQYQLTKMQEDVSLNVVNAYLQIIFNKENLKVQQEQLSYENKQMQRTQELVDAGVVPKGDLMDVKATVATTTQRMIAAENALLISKLSLSQLLQLEDFQNFDIADTSVPVQESSILLQEPKVIFDKAKEIRTDIKMAETNVEIAEKDLKIARGAYQPTLGGFYGFATRASYSDRLELDPVTNSPIVVGPKPVLDQFDENKGHNLGLSLNVPILQGLSVRNNVARSKVALERSKINLEQNQLDLERTVYTAYTDTKGALKSYEAAVTTLEAREQSYNYAKERYEVGLMNVFDFNQAQTLYVNAQSEVLRTKYDYIFRTKILEFYFGIPIVQKQ; this is encoded by the coding sequence ATGAAAAGAACAATTACAGTTAAAACACTGTTTTTCGGATTGCTGTTGATGTCATTTCATTCCAAAGGGCAATCCAAAAAATGGACTCTTGAGGAATGTGTGAACTATGCAATGGAAAAAAACATATCCATACGGAACACAACCTTGGATAAGGAACTTTCGGATATTTCCAAAAAGGAGGCGTATGGTAATTTCCTGCCAAACGTGACTGGGTCGGCCTCGCATTCCTGGAACATTGGTTTGAACCAGGATATTACTACGGGTTTACTGAGAAACCAGACCACGCAGTATAGCAATGTTGGGGTCAATGCGGGTGTTGATATTTATAAAGGGCTTCAGAATCAAAACCGCTTACGAAAAGCCAATCTTTCCATCATAGCGACACAATACCAGTTGACCAAAATGCAGGAAGATGTTTCGCTTAATGTCGTGAACGCCTATCTGCAGATTATTTTCAATAAGGAAAATTTAAAAGTGCAGCAGGAGCAGTTGAGTTATGAAAATAAACAAATGCAGCGCACTCAGGAATTGGTTGATGCCGGCGTTGTACCAAAAGGAGATTTGATGGACGTGAAAGCCACAGTAGCGACCACTACCCAAAGGATGATTGCTGCTGAAAACGCGTTGCTGATTTCAAAACTGAGCCTGTCGCAATTGCTTCAGTTGGAGGATTTTCAGAACTTCGATATTGCCGATACTTCAGTGCCTGTTCAGGAAAGCAGTATTTTGTTGCAGGAGCCTAAAGTTATTTTTGACAAGGCGAAAGAAATACGAACCGACATCAAAATGGCGGAAACAAATGTTGAGATTGCCGAAAAAGATTTGAAAATAGCGCGTGGTGCCTATCAGCCAACATTAGGCGGGTTTTACGGTTTTGCTACCCGTGCTTCGTATTCGGATAGATTAGAGTTGGATCCGGTTACCAATAGTCCAATTGTTGTAGGGCCAAAACCGGTTTTAGACCAGTTCGATGAAAACAAAGGACATAATCTCGGATTGTCATTAAATGTTCCGATTTTACAAGGTTTGTCAGTCAGAAATAATGTAGCGCGTTCAAAAGTAGCTTTGGAACGTTCTAAAATTAATTTGGAACAAAACCAGTTGGATTTAGAGCGTACGGTTTATACGGCATACACCGACACAAAAGGCGCTTTGAAATCGTATGAAGCAGCGGTGACTACTTTAGAGGCCAGAGAACAGTCATATAATTATGCAAAAGAGCGCTACGAAGTTGGTTTAATGAATGTTTTCGATTTCAATCAGGCACAAACATTATATGTAAATGCTCAATCGGAGGTTTTAAGAACTAAATACGATTATATTTTCAGAACAAAAATATTGGAATTTTACTTCGGAATACCAATTGTACAAAAACAATAA
- a CDS encoding DUF4403 family protein, with amino-acid sequence MKLLFSLLVFFSLLAVPIGCSSSKKIEALKPVPSDNTPAVYETSTSFINMPVEIPLKEVETQLNKALTGLIYNDSILSDDKTEMKIWKQAPIKLTEKNGNLESVVPLKMWIKLKYGTDYLGLNDTREINLNGTVTILSDVKLSNWKLTTSSSIEDFEWSESPSIVVSGKNIPITYIVNPTLRIFKSKIAKKIDNAIGKSVDFRPTVLSVLEKLSIPIQTSEQYEAWFKMIPAELYVTDAVLAKNKITMDMGLKCSMQTVVGEKPANTFKKENIVLKPVTSMPNKIEASVAAVSTYETASRLINKKFQGQVFSSGSRKVTVQKVDLWHKDGKMIVALDMIGSVNGTIYLSGYPSYNAATKEIYFDQLDYVLDTKGALTRTANWLLSGIILNKIQKTCRYSIQGNLDEAKKNLLPYLTNYSPMKGVFVNGTLNDLEFDRVALTDKAIIAFIKGSGQMNVKIEGMD; translated from the coding sequence ATGAAGCTACTTTTCTCTTTATTAGTCTTTTTTTCTTTATTGGCCGTCCCAATTGGCTGCTCATCCTCAAAAAAAATAGAAGCGCTAAAACCAGTACCGAGCGACAATACCCCGGCGGTATACGAAACAAGCACTTCCTTTATCAACATGCCTGTCGAAATCCCGTTAAAGGAAGTTGAGACCCAACTCAACAAAGCTTTAACTGGTTTAATTTACAACGACAGCATACTTTCTGATGATAAAACCGAGATGAAAATATGGAAACAGGCACCCATAAAACTAACCGAGAAAAACGGAAATCTCGAATCGGTAGTCCCTTTGAAAATGTGGATTAAACTAAAATACGGAACCGATTACCTGGGACTGAATGACACCCGTGAAATCAATCTTAACGGTACGGTTACTATTTTAAGCGATGTAAAACTCTCGAACTGGAAACTTACCACTTCATCAAGCATTGAAGATTTTGAATGGAGTGAAAGCCCATCCATTGTTGTTTCTGGAAAAAATATACCAATTACCTACATTGTAAATCCGACACTTCGCATTTTCAAATCGAAAATCGCCAAGAAAATAGATAATGCTATTGGCAAGTCGGTTGATTTCAGGCCGACAGTTTTATCGGTTCTGGAAAAATTGAGCATTCCGATTCAAACCAGTGAGCAATATGAAGCCTGGTTTAAAATGATCCCGGCCGAATTGTATGTAACCGATGCTGTTTTGGCTAAAAACAAAATCACCATGGACATGGGATTGAAATGCAGTATGCAGACCGTCGTGGGAGAAAAGCCCGCCAACACCTTTAAAAAGGAAAACATAGTACTGAAACCGGTAACCAGTATGCCAAATAAAATTGAAGCCAGCGTAGCAGCTGTTTCCACCTACGAAACCGCTTCACGCCTTATAAATAAGAAATTCCAGGGACAGGTCTTCTCATCGGGAAGCCGAAAAGTAACGGTACAGAAAGTAGATTTATGGCACAAAGACGGCAAGATGATTGTTGCGTTGGATATGATCGGAAGCGTAAATGGAACCATTTATTTGTCCGGTTATCCGAGTTACAATGCCGCAACCAAAGAAATATACTTTGACCAGTTGGATTATGTCTTAGACACCAAGGGTGCATTAACAAGAACTGCCAATTGGCTTCTGAGCGGCATCATCCTGAATAAAATCCAAAAGACCTGCCGTTATTCGATTCAGGGAAATTTGGACGAAGCGAAGAAAAACCTATTACCATATCTTACCAATTATTCCCCGATGAAAGGTGTTTTTGTAAACGGAACATTAAATGACCTTGAATTTGACAGAGTAGCACTTACAGACAAGGCGATCATTGCTTTCATTAAAGGCTCCGGTCAGATGAACGTGAAGATTGAGGGAATGGATTAG
- a CDS encoding DUF445 domain-containing protein, translating to MKNRVGTISLLIAFGGFAVLETMMQVGIIDHWGWSVLKAGFEAGTVGGMADWFAVSALFYEIPIPYVRKHTDIIAKNRAKLTEGIVDLVTNKWLSPEVIAEKLHDIDLAQKVIVFLKKPSNQEKAIGLIKKIALKLSDELENPNLAKSLQSMLTEQLSELDLASSLGVWLEKSIKNGDHNQIWEQLLEAGAKSITEPEIRELLIDKLRDAAKEYGNKSILKGLTVALGRTFNALDFEAIADELLVKANEFLTEARYNPNHPVRSKFDSWMLDFAHRLTTGDEETRKLVDDFTNRFTGHADLGKIIQRMLGGFKNTLAEQLDNNETPLMQFVIGKLNQILDNLENDTQARERINHWIKDTISQMLEEFHGEIGNMVRSSLEKLDNKELVVQIEEKVGNDLQYIRLNGALVGGLVGVMIALVKVMFEV from the coding sequence GCAAGTGGGGATAATTGATCATTGGGGCTGGAGCGTACTTAAAGCCGGTTTTGAAGCTGGTACAGTTGGCGGCATGGCCGATTGGTTTGCTGTGAGTGCTCTTTTCTACGAAATCCCCATTCCTTATGTCCGAAAGCATACCGATATCATAGCAAAGAACAGGGCAAAGCTCACCGAAGGAATAGTAGACCTGGTGACTAACAAGTGGCTGTCGCCTGAAGTCATTGCCGAAAAACTGCACGACATCGATCTGGCTCAAAAAGTAATTGTGTTCCTGAAGAAACCTTCCAATCAGGAAAAGGCAATTGGCCTAATCAAGAAAATTGCCTTGAAACTATCCGATGAACTGGAAAATCCCAATCTGGCAAAGTCACTGCAGTCGATGCTGACAGAACAGCTGTCGGAACTGGATTTGGCTTCCTCGTTAGGAGTCTGGCTGGAGAAGTCGATCAAAAACGGCGACCACAACCAAATCTGGGAACAGTTGCTTGAGGCGGGCGCAAAGTCAATCACCGAACCCGAGATAAGGGAACTACTGATAGACAAACTGCGAGATGCTGCCAAAGAGTATGGCAATAAGAGTATTTTAAAAGGACTGACGGTAGCTTTGGGGAGAACATTTAATGCGCTCGATTTTGAAGCTATTGCCGACGAACTGCTGGTGAAAGCGAATGAATTTTTGACCGAAGCCAGGTATAATCCGAATCATCCGGTGCGCTCTAAATTTGACAGTTGGATGCTTGATTTTGCCCATAGGCTGACTACCGGGGATGAGGAAACCCGTAAACTGGTTGATGATTTCACCAATCGTTTTACAGGGCATGCCGATCTTGGCAAGATTATCCAACGGATGTTGGGGGGATTTAAAAATACACTCGCCGAACAGCTCGATAACAATGAAACCCCGCTGATGCAGTTTGTGATTGGGAAACTGAACCAAATTCTGGATAATTTGGAAAATGACACTCAAGCGCGGGAGAGAATTAACCACTGGATAAAGGATACCATCTCCCAAATGCTTGAAGAATTTCATGGCGAGATAGGAAACATGGTGCGCTCAAGTTTGGAAAAATTGGATAATAAGGAATTGGTAGTGCAAATAGAGGAGAAAGTTGGCAATGATTTGCAGTACATACGACTGAATGGTGCCTTGGTTGGCGGATTGGTCGGGGTAATGATTGCCTTGGTAAAAGTCATGTTTGAGGTTTAA